Proteins encoded by one window of Salicibibacter halophilus:
- a CDS encoding SCP2 sterol-binding domain-containing protein, with the protein MNIGEKLDEFAAKINASPEYIEGFTRCYHVKLKPEGHYELMFSDGQVGVHHEPQSAEADCTLKLSEKNFVKLLEGDWDPTKAFMTGQLKVEGKMGNALKLHQIVKTYSQ; encoded by the coding sequence ATGAATATAGGAGAAAAACTCGATGAATTTGCCGCGAAAATCAATGCAAGCCCTGAATACATTGAAGGTTTTACAAGGTGTTATCATGTCAAATTGAAACCGGAAGGCCATTATGAACTGATGTTTTCCGACGGACAAGTGGGCGTCCATCATGAACCCCAGTCGGCGGAAGCCGATTGTACATTGAAATTGAGTGAAAAAAATTTCGTCAAGCTTCTCGAAGGGGACTGGGACCCTACGAAAGCATTTATGACGGGGCAGCTAAAAGTAGAGGGGAAAATGGGGAACGCGCTAAAGCTGCATCAAATTGTAAAAACATACAGCCAATAA
- a CDS encoding CBS domain-containing protein encodes MNIGFFLLPKQEVKYLSPEATVRQALEKMRHHSYTAAPLVNEEGRYAGTVTEGDLLWQLVDNKEEGFDKTMNLRLKDITLRVQNIPIFIHAQMEDLVALSADQNFIPVTDDAEYFIGIVRRRDIIKHCSSLIFGHEE; translated from the coding sequence TTGAACATCGGATTTTTTCTATTGCCAAAACAAGAAGTAAAATATTTAAGCCCGGAAGCAACGGTTCGACAAGCACTTGAAAAAATGCGCCATCACAGTTACACGGCAGCCCCGCTCGTTAATGAAGAGGGAAGGTATGCCGGCACGGTCACCGAAGGGGACCTCCTTTGGCAACTCGTGGACAATAAAGAAGAGGGGTTCGACAAGACGATGAACCTTAGACTTAAAGACATTACGCTGCGCGTGCAAAACATACCAATTTTCATTCACGCACAGATGGAAGATCTCGTCGCCCTGTCAGCGGATCAAAACTTCATTCCCGTCACGGATGACGCGGAATATTTTATCGGAATTGTAAGGCGCCGCGACATTATTAAACATTGCTCTTCGTTAATATTTGGACATGAGGAATAA